In Candidatus Sedimenticola sp. (ex Thyasira tokunagai), the following proteins share a genomic window:
- a CDS encoding radical SAM protein, with product MKILLINPFRYFSINRHLHRSYPLPAVTLPYLASFIPDRHQVEIIDEAFGAIDFDTPADLVGITTLSVNAHRAYEIAAEFRKRGCKVVMGGPHVSAVPDEAKAHCDTVAIGNAESTFPTIIADMEQGNLKDFYHNTQPSVIPDSVNATASSSWQTSILASRGCELSCDFCSMQHIFGSFYLQRDAAPTVEDIRKVKTPIISFVDDNFYGATSSSQSFYDEVLETIAETGKQWMAQVRLPILRNEKILKKFRDSNCIGLFVGFESINPENRATMGKQKVDKVFYQDVIERVHAHGIGVIGSFIFGFDEDTPETIDETLDFCIDTRMEMTAFSILTPYPGTEIYRQMKAQQRLLSEDWRLYDSDNAVYQPKYFTPRQLEEKVLEAAKAFYSVPSILKRMKFGMNYSPVKMFLAPNLIRKYSLTKM from the coding sequence GTGAAAATTCTACTGATAAATCCGTTTCGTTACTTCAGCATCAATCGCCATCTTCATCGCAGCTACCCGCTCCCGGCCGTCACCCTCCCCTACCTCGCTTCATTTATTCCCGATAGGCATCAGGTGGAAATTATCGATGAAGCCTTCGGCGCCATCGACTTCGACACACCAGCCGACCTGGTGGGTATCACTACCCTCTCGGTCAACGCTCACCGTGCCTATGAAATTGCCGCAGAGTTCCGTAAACGTGGTTGTAAAGTGGTAATGGGCGGCCCTCATGTCAGCGCAGTTCCCGATGAGGCAAAAGCACACTGCGACACTGTTGCTATCGGCAATGCTGAATCGACCTTCCCAACCATCATCGCTGATATGGAACAGGGAAACCTAAAGGATTTCTACCACAACACACAACCCAGCGTGATACCGGACAGTGTCAACGCCACCGCCAGCAGTTCATGGCAAACATCAATTCTCGCCTCCCGAGGGTGTGAACTGAGCTGTGACTTCTGCTCAATGCAACATATATTCGGCAGCTTTTATCTCCAGCGGGATGCCGCACCCACCGTGGAAGATATCCGTAAGGTAAAAACTCCGATCATCTCTTTTGTAGATGACAACTTTTACGGCGCCACCAGCAGCAGTCAATCATTCTATGACGAAGTACTTGAAACCATTGCCGAAACAGGTAAACAGTGGATGGCCCAGGTGCGACTACCGATATTGAGAAATGAGAAGATTCTTAAAAAGTTTCGTGACAGTAACTGTATCGGTCTGTTTGTAGGCTTCGAGAGCATCAACCCGGAAAACCGTGCCACTATGGGAAAGCAGAAGGTCGATAAGGTTTTCTACCAGGATGTAATCGAAAGAGTCCACGCCCATGGTATCGGTGTTATAGGCTCCTTTATCTTCGGATTTGACGAAGATACCCCCGAGACTATCGATGAAACTCTCGATTTCTGCATCGATACACGAATGGAGATGACCGCCTTTTCTATCCTGACACCTTACCCCGGAACGGAAATCTACCGTCAGATGAAAGCACAGCAGCGGCTATTATCGGAAGATTGGCGCCTCTATGATTCAGATAATGCGGTATACCAGCCAAAATATTTCACACCCCGGCAACTGGAAGAGAAGGTACTGGAGGCGGCTAAAGCTTTCTACTCCGTGCCATCGATACTCAAGCGGATGAAATTCGGCATGAACTACAGTCCAGTTAAAATGTTCCTTGCTCCCAATCTGATTAGAAAATACTCTCTTACAAAGATGTGA
- a CDS encoding AEC family transporter, with protein MLSILNALIPVILIILLGILLKRGSLFSEAQWQGVENLCYFVLFPSLLVKTLATAEVGGADILLFSGMILFAIFAMSGLLIIAFPLLNRRFGVDAGAFTSLFQGATRWHGFIALSIAGFLLGDEAIAYMAITMAVIIPPLNVINITVLALYCGKSANFGDVGRKIITNPFIIACLIGAFLNLTGIGLSSTLYATLDLLGGGALGLGLLAVGAGLQFRKVLDHRFLVIFGTLIRLLGMPLLMFAGAWIFGVDGMPRTVAVLAGAVPTAGSSYVLARQMGGDASLMANLITVQVVVSVITLPIMIWWAGG; from the coding sequence ATGCTGTCCATCCTAAATGCGCTGATTCCGGTTATCCTGATTATTCTACTGGGTATACTGCTTAAGCGCGGCTCACTCTTCAGTGAAGCTCAGTGGCAAGGGGTGGAGAATCTCTGCTACTTCGTCCTCTTTCCCTCACTGCTGGTAAAGACACTGGCCACCGCCGAAGTGGGCGGGGCCGATATTCTGCTCTTTTCCGGTATGATCCTGTTCGCCATCTTTGCCATGTCGGGGCTGCTGATCATTGCTTTTCCCCTGCTTAACCGGCGCTTTGGGGTAGATGCGGGAGCCTTTACCAGTCTATTTCAGGGTGCAACCCGCTGGCACGGTTTTATCGCTCTCTCTATTGCCGGTTTTCTTCTGGGGGATGAGGCTATCGCCTATATGGCGATAACCATGGCGGTGATCATTCCACCGCTTAACGTGATAAATATCACTGTGCTGGCGCTGTATTGCGGGAAAAGCGCCAATTTTGGCGACGTCGGGCGGAAAATCATTACCAATCCTTTTATTATCGCATGCCTGATCGGCGCTTTTCTCAACCTGACCGGTATTGGCCTTTCGTCTACGCTTTATGCCACTCTGGATCTACTTGGAGGCGGCGCGCTGGGTTTGGGATTACTGGCGGTGGGCGCCGGGCTGCAGTTCAGGAAGGTGCTGGATCACCGCTTTCTCGTCATCTTTGGCACACTTATTCGGCTGCTGGGTATGCCGTTACTTATGTTTGCCGGTGCCTGGATCTTTGGTGTTGACGGTATGCCGCGAACGGTGGCGGTGCTGGCCGGTGCTGTACCGACGGCCGGCTCATCCTATGTTCTCGCCAGGCAAATGGGAGGGGATGCATCCCTGATGGCCAATTTGATCACCGTTCAGGTAGTGGTGTCGGTCATCACCTTACCCATTATGATCTGGTGGGCCGGAGGATGA